Proteins from a genomic interval of Sphingobacterium sp. SYP-B4668:
- a CDS encoding DUF4846 domain-containing protein, producing MNIHKLILLSLLSIGAPVFSSCQPRSTSTPVHSPSSSKEIPSSKSAHSNGYNAQYVNASGKTVEERFISPIGYTRKSFNSSEFGYFLRNLPLKDMGSPVLYYNGSEKASKQIYVSVVDLPIGKRDLHQCADAVMRLRADYLYQQKRYKEIHFNFLSDSKPRYYLNYIKGDYSAAKYWKYMEYIFAYANTSSLHDELPPVASVRDVRIGDTFVQKGSPIGHAVIVIDLVENDQGEKLVLLAQSYMPAQEIQILNNPSDSQLSPWYKLNEGKLQTPEWSFMSKNLRTWNNR from the coding sequence ATGAATATACACAAACTAATATTACTGTCCCTTTTATCGATAGGTGCTCCTGTCTTTTCGTCTTGTCAACCCAGATCTACATCAACGCCAGTCCATTCACCATCCAGTAGCAAAGAAATCCCTTCCTCAAAGAGCGCTCACTCCAACGGTTACAACGCTCAATACGTTAACGCGAGTGGGAAAACAGTCGAAGAACGCTTTATTAGTCCAATAGGATACACGCGTAAATCTTTTAACTCGAGTGAATTTGGATATTTTCTTAGGAACCTTCCCCTAAAAGATATGGGTAGTCCTGTTCTATATTACAACGGCAGCGAGAAAGCGTCCAAACAAATATATGTAAGTGTTGTTGATTTACCGATAGGCAAAAGGGATTTGCACCAATGCGCTGATGCAGTCATGCGGCTACGTGCAGACTATCTTTATCAGCAAAAACGGTACAAGGAAATACATTTCAACTTTTTATCAGACTCGAAACCCAGGTACTATCTCAACTACATTAAAGGTGATTATTCGGCCGCCAAATATTGGAAGTATATGGAGTACATATTTGCTTATGCCAATACTTCGTCCCTTCACGATGAGCTTCCTCCTGTCGCCTCTGTCAGAGATGTTCGGATTGGAGATACCTTTGTTCAAAAGGGTTCGCCAATAGGTCACGCCGTAATAGTTATAGATTTGGTTGAAAATGACCAAGGTGAAAAACTAGTATTACTTGCTCAAAGCTATATGCCTGCCCAGGAGATTCAAATTTTGAACAATCCTAGTGACAGCCAGCTCAGTCCTTGGTACAAACTTAATGAGGGCAAGCTCCAAACCCCCGAATGGTCATTTATGAGCAAGAATCTCCGAACATGGAACAATAGATAA
- a CDS encoding universal stress protein, translated as MKRILFPTDFSEAANNAFVYALHLAKSINASVYVLHVYELPIYSSMYAGQLDYVQKLYQDLELDKFDNYKDKVPQLHNIAKQYDLDDIEISFIFEKGLFQDVIKTVIKRDAIDMIVMGTTGLNSANGTLIGSNTVNLIRSVSQPVLSVPRLAKFEGIKSIGFTTLFRDADKEPLTELLKIADFFQAQVKLLHVQTKENESMPQLLEEWKAIFNHERLSFHIINSKDVESTALQFIIDENIDFLAVVKRNRNFFDRLFNSSMSQKLAYHSTIPVLVIREGA; from the coding sequence ATGAAGCGAATCCTCTTTCCCACCGATTTTTCAGAAGCTGCTAACAACGCCTTTGTATATGCATTGCATTTAGCTAAGAGTATAAATGCTTCGGTATATGTTCTACATGTTTATGAATTACCTATTTACTCCAGCATGTATGCCGGTCAGTTAGATTATGTCCAAAAACTATATCAAGACCTAGAGCTTGACAAATTTGACAACTACAAAGACAAGGTGCCTCAGTTGCACAACATCGCTAAGCAATATGATCTAGACGATATTGAAATATCATTTATCTTCGAAAAAGGCCTCTTTCAGGACGTTATCAAAACTGTTATAAAAAGAGACGCAATTGATATGATTGTCATGGGTACTACTGGATTAAATTCTGCAAACGGCACGCTCATAGGATCCAATACCGTCAACCTTATTAGATCAGTGTCCCAACCAGTGTTGAGCGTACCCCGTTTAGCGAAGTTTGAAGGAATTAAATCCATTGGATTTACCACCCTATTTAGAGATGCTGACAAGGAGCCTTTAACAGAGTTGTTGAAAATAGCTGATTTTTTTCAGGCACAGGTAAAGCTCTTACACGTACAGACTAAAGAGAATGAATCTATGCCCCAACTTTTGGAAGAATGGAAAGCCATATTTAATCATGAACGCTTATCTTTCCATATCATCAATAGTAAAGACGTAGAAAGTACGGCTTTACAATTTATTATTGACGAAAACATTGATTTTTTGGCGGTTGTCAAACGAAATCGAAATTTCTTCGATCGTCTTTTCAATTCGAGCATGAGTCAAAAATTGGCCTATCATTCGACAATCCCCGTTCTCGTAATTCGGGAAGGAGCATAG
- a CDS encoding copper resistance protein NlpE, translating to MKYLLLGLLAANMVLFSCQNTSKQTSNATADSNGTNGTIDSITHTGVDHAHNSQNALDWDGEYEGTIPCADCEGIKTNLIIHMDKTYSKKMEYLGKESAIFSEEGTFTWDDNGSTITLKLKDGVEKYKVGEGRIWMLDQEGNAVTGNLADHYILTKQ from the coding sequence ATGAAATATTTATTATTGGGCCTTTTGGCCGCCAACATGGTTTTATTTTCATGTCAAAACACCTCGAAGCAGACTTCAAACGCCACTGCAGATTCCAATGGTACAAATGGCACGATCGATTCAATAACGCACACGGGAGTCGATCATGCTCACAACAGTCAGAACGCGTTGGACTGGGATGGCGAGTACGAGGGTACTATCCCATGCGCAGATTGTGAAGGTATCAAAACTAACCTAATCATTCATATGGACAAAACGTACTCTAAAAAGATGGAATATCTGGGGAAAGAATCCGCTATTTTTTCTGAAGAAGGAACGTTTACATGGGACGATAATGGCAGTACCATTACACTCAAACTAAAAGATGGGGTTGAAAAATACAAGGTGGGTGAAGGTCGCATCTGGATGCTCGATCAAGAAGGCAATGCCGTCACCGGCAATTTAGCTGATCACTATATTTTAACGAAACAATAG
- a CDS encoding L,D-transpeptidase family protein, whose product MSKIQLSLVILGGLLLFNSCSSPKVESFGDELVEQFGQKNYSKFDTTAYFTVFKSEQKRLATELNNPKWMAEFADSSKGLTFIGRNLSQGKIDTLYSFLTAIGEHGLSAEPFHAEEIRGLYKDISTSKTGRVEDLYPLLARLDLLGADGYVTYVNALQHGAVNPKRLYGRYFEKQNRMTISYARKVLDSIDMCELLPSIQPTHSYYLKLQKILVSKGLSSQAREDIYLLMEKLRWMNTDFPEKYVFVNIPEQKLKMVANSKVEDVMNICVGETTYAPFAKRGEGGSNHETPVMSGQLDRMQVNPVWNIPSSIVKKELIASLRANPYYLESRNMVAYNKRGQLVDPSTVNWSADSVLNFRFKQNPGTDNSLGSIKFIFSNPYAIYLHDTPAKHMFSAKNRAVSHGCVRVEKPAALASFLIDDEEIAAQIASEIVDTLNVSRWVKMKKHIPVYITYYTTWLNDEGELYKAPDIYGYDERLRKAMKKYLPKTI is encoded by the coding sequence ATGAGCAAAATACAGTTAAGTTTAGTTATTTTAGGTGGTCTTTTACTATTTAATTCGTGTAGTAGTCCAAAAGTAGAATCCTTCGGGGATGAGTTGGTGGAGCAGTTCGGACAAAAGAACTACAGTAAGTTTGATACAACGGCCTATTTCACGGTCTTTAAAAGCGAGCAAAAGCGATTGGCTACTGAGTTGAATAATCCAAAATGGATGGCCGAATTTGCGGATTCTTCAAAAGGGTTGACCTTTATTGGACGGAACCTTTCACAAGGAAAAATTGACACATTATATTCCTTTCTTACAGCCATTGGCGAACATGGGCTATCGGCTGAACCTTTTCACGCAGAGGAGATAAGGGGCTTGTATAAGGATATCAGTACGTCCAAAACAGGTAGAGTGGAAGATTTATACCCACTGCTTGCCAGATTGGATCTATTGGGGGCAGATGGCTATGTGACCTATGTGAATGCATTGCAACATGGAGCTGTCAATCCAAAGCGCTTATATGGTCGATATTTTGAGAAGCAAAATCGGATGACAATTTCATATGCGCGCAAAGTATTAGACAGTATAGACATGTGCGAATTGCTGCCTTCAATTCAACCTACTCATTCCTATTACCTTAAATTGCAGAAAATATTGGTGTCGAAAGGCTTATCAAGTCAAGCTCGTGAGGATATCTATCTTTTGATGGAAAAATTAAGGTGGATGAATACCGATTTTCCTGAAAAATATGTGTTTGTGAATATTCCGGAGCAAAAGCTGAAGATGGTTGCTAATAGTAAGGTGGAGGATGTCATGAATATCTGTGTTGGAGAAACAACTTACGCTCCGTTTGCAAAAAGGGGCGAGGGGGGAAGTAACCATGAGACACCTGTGATGAGTGGACAGTTGGATAGAATGCAGGTTAATCCGGTTTGGAATATCCCCAGCAGTATAGTCAAGAAGGAATTGATAGCTAGTTTGCGTGCTAATCCGTATTATCTCGAGTCGCGTAATATGGTCGCATATAACAAAAGGGGACAACTCGTGGATCCCAGCACAGTGAATTGGTCAGCGGATTCTGTTCTGAATTTCAGGTTTAAGCAGAACCCGGGAACAGATAATTCTCTAGGTAGCATCAAATTTATTTTTTCAAATCCGTATGCAATATACCTACATGACACACCTGCCAAGCACATGTTTTCAGCGAAGAATCGCGCAGTTAGTCATGGATGTGTACGCGTAGAGAAGCCAGCTGCTTTAGCTTCTTTTCTTATAGATGACGAAGAAATAGCTGCGCAGATAGCATCTGAAATAGTAGACACGTTGAACGTCAGTCGGTGGGTGAAGATGAAAAAGCATATCCCGGTTTATATCACGTACTATACCACATGGTTAAATGATGAAGGTGAGCTTTACAAAGCTCCAGACATCTATGGATATGACGAACGCTTGAGGAAAGCGATGAAAAAATACTTACCAAAGACTATTTAA
- a CDS encoding GNAT family N-acetyltransferase, translated as MDIKQTSNGRNGVFTAYLDGQQSGQIHYYEDGEDKLIIESTDVGDHFSGHGIGKKLILEVVDYARRNEMKIIPQCPFARSIFEKTIAFQDVLDTEE; from the coding sequence ATGGATATTAAGCAAACTAGTAATGGCAGAAATGGAGTATTTACAGCCTACTTAGATGGTCAGCAAAGTGGACAGATACATTATTATGAGGATGGTGAGGACAAGCTTATTATTGAAAGTACGGATGTGGGAGACCATTTTTCTGGACATGGGATTGGAAAAAAGTTGATTTTAGAAGTAGTTGATTATGCGAGACGGAATGAGATGAAAATAATTCCTCAATGTCCGTTTGCACGTTCTATATTCGAAAAGACAATTGCTTTTCAAGATGTATTAGATACGGAAGAATAG
- a CDS encoding single-stranded DNA-binding protein, which translates to MNTMRNSIQLMGRVGLEPIIRMTKTGSKMAALRIATHQFSKNELGEWTDHVHWHNLVVWGRLVKTVELQCTKGTHVLIEGALTYRDFVDNAGVKRTNAEIKVRELQVIDKIIVQENT; encoded by the coding sequence ATGAACACTATGCGAAACAGTATCCAATTGATGGGTAGAGTAGGTTTAGAACCAATTATTAGAATGACAAAAACAGGAAGCAAAATGGCAGCTTTGCGTATAGCTACGCACCAATTCTCAAAGAATGAATTAGGGGAGTGGACAGATCATGTCCATTGGCACAATTTGGTAGTATGGGGAAGGTTGGTTAAAACTGTAGAATTGCAATGTACTAAAGGTACCCATGTATTGATCGAAGGTGCATTGACGTATAGGGATTTTGTGGATAATGCTGGGGTAAAAAGAACAAATGCCGAAATCAAGGTTAGGGAACTTCAGGTAATCGATAAAATAATTGTGCAGGAAAATACCTGA
- a CDS encoding DsbA family oxidoreductase — MQNTEKNRMQVEIWSDVMCPFCYIGKRNFENALHTFSERDDIEITWKSFQLDPSLPQKEELNHQQYLIDRKGLPADQVKSMLDHVTNVARDAGLDFHFESVVTVNSFNAHRIIQFAKSKGLGDTAEESFFNAYFKDGKDIANQNTLLELGKEIGLTDIEIKEALTNDEYAYKVSQDIQEAQSIGVKGVPFFVFDRKYAISGAQPTDAFTDTLTKSFTEWRLQHPISSFAVSNGPSCSPDGHCE; from the coding sequence ATGCAAAATACAGAAAAAAACAGAATGCAGGTCGAGATATGGAGTGACGTGATGTGTCCGTTTTGCTATATCGGAAAACGTAACTTTGAAAACGCCCTCCATACATTTAGCGAACGAGATGATATCGAAATTACTTGGAAAAGCTTTCAATTAGACCCATCTCTTCCTCAAAAAGAAGAACTCAACCACCAACAATACTTGATTGACCGAAAGGGCCTGCCTGCCGACCAAGTTAAATCCATGTTAGATCATGTGACCAACGTAGCGCGAGATGCAGGATTGGATTTTCATTTTGAAAGTGTGGTTACGGTAAATTCGTTCAATGCGCATCGAATTATTCAATTTGCCAAATCCAAAGGTCTGGGCGATACGGCTGAAGAGTCTTTCTTCAACGCATACTTCAAAGATGGTAAAGATATTGCAAATCAGAACACGCTCCTAGAATTAGGAAAGGAAATTGGTTTGACCGACATAGAGATAAAAGAAGCATTGACAAATGATGAGTATGCCTACAAAGTATCACAAGATATACAGGAAGCACAATCCATTGGAGTCAAAGGTGTCCCTTTCTTTGTTTTCGACAGGAAATATGCTATATCTGGAGCACAACCTACCGACGCATTTACTGATACGCTGACCAAGTCATTTACAGAATGGCGTTTACAGCATCCGATTTCATCCTTCGCAGTATCAAATGGCCCCTCCTGTTCGCCAGATGGACATTGTGAATAA
- a CDS encoding Lrp/AsnC family transcriptional regulator: MEELDTFDLAILNLLQKDNMRAQRDIGEEIGLSAAAVQRRVKRLKETRVIQSNVAVIDRAKVGRPISLFVEVTLDNERIELIDEAKESFKNAPEVQQCYYVTGEVDFVLIVLVTTMHDYELLTRRLFFSNSNIRNFKTFVAMDIVKCGLSVPLDR, from the coding sequence ATGGAAGAATTGGATACATTTGACCTTGCAATATTGAATTTGCTCCAAAAGGACAACATGAGAGCGCAGCGGGATATCGGTGAGGAGATTGGTTTATCTGCAGCAGCTGTGCAACGAAGAGTCAAACGATTGAAAGAAACGAGAGTAATCCAATCCAATGTTGCTGTTATAGATCGGGCTAAAGTAGGGCGTCCAATATCATTATTTGTAGAGGTGACACTGGATAACGAACGGATTGAGTTAATCGACGAAGCTAAAGAGAGTTTTAAAAATGCTCCAGAAGTACAGCAGTGTTACTATGTAACGGGTGAAGTGGATTTTGTATTGATCGTGCTAGTCACCACGATGCATGACTATGAACTGTTAACTAGACGGCTATTTTTCAGCAATAGCAATATCCGTAATTTTAAAACATTTGTGGCTATGGACATTGTTAAGTGTGGACTAAGTGTGCCGCTGGACCGATGA
- a CDS encoding DMT family transporter: MNQTGHWKGISLAILAALLWGISGSLGQFLIQQRGIDVEWLIAMRMLISGVVLLLIALCRREKMLLSIWKSRKDASKLLTFGVGGILTVQYTYFAAIQHSNAAAATVLQYMGPVFIAVYLATKNKKIPRPIELLAIGLAVLGTFLLVTHGDIHSLNISPTALIFGIASAVALAIYTLQPISLLQKYNATVVIGWGMLIGGITMCFIHIPWQIEGIWDAHTYGYTFFIVIPGTLIAFYAYLIAVGQIGGQKSSLLASAEPLSATLIAVLWLQTPFELMDWIGSLLIVSTIFMLSVTPSSKKSLSE, translated from the coding sequence ATGAATCAAACCGGACATTGGAAAGGAATTTCATTAGCCATTTTAGCCGCATTACTGTGGGGTATTTCAGGGTCTTTAGGCCAGTTCCTTATTCAACAAAGAGGCATAGATGTTGAATGGCTTATAGCCATGCGAATGTTGATCTCCGGCGTTGTCCTCTTGTTGATTGCGCTTTGCAGACGAGAGAAAATGTTGCTTAGCATTTGGAAAAGTAGGAAAGACGCCAGTAAACTATTGACGTTTGGTGTGGGAGGAATTCTTACCGTCCAGTATACCTATTTTGCCGCTATACAACATTCCAATGCTGCCGCGGCAACAGTATTACAATACATGGGGCCAGTTTTCATTGCCGTCTACCTAGCGACCAAAAACAAAAAAATCCCTCGCCCCATTGAGCTACTCGCTATTGGTCTTGCTGTATTAGGTACATTCTTATTGGTCACACATGGCGACATCCATAGTCTAAACATCTCCCCTACAGCTTTGATATTTGGTATTGCTTCTGCAGTAGCCCTAGCGATTTACACATTACAACCCATTTCTTTATTGCAAAAATACAACGCTACTGTGGTCATCGGCTGGGGAATGCTTATAGGCGGTATAACGATGTGCTTTATACACATCCCTTGGCAGATTGAGGGTATTTGGGATGCACATACCTACGGTTACACTTTTTTTATAGTGATTCCTGGCACACTAATCGCATTTTATGCATACCTAATCGCGGTAGGACAAATAGGAGGGCAAAAAAGTAGTTTGCTTGCATCTGCTGAGCCACTTTCGGCTACACTTATAGCCGTCTTATGGCTACAGACTCCTTTTGAACTAATGGATTGGATTGGCAGTCTACTCATCGTCTCGACAATTTTCATGCTGAGTGTCACTCCATCATCCAAAAAATCATTATCCGAGTGA